A stretch of Deinococcus gobiensis I-0 DNA encodes these proteins:
- a CDS encoding helicase-related protein: MTKNPSAQPQLLTTDLFGTWRPTPPAKGKKAPKPVKNLILPPVDVEAARSDDADLRAFALQSAPQPSGRPLHRLMGVEALQTSDVATRLKANALADQIARTEGELTPEAVRALLAFSGAGGLGDQSASTNAFYTPTALAKFCWDLASLLKVGPRALEFAAGGGVFLETAPKFTELTAVELDETSSLVTRALYPDVAHHHVPFETYHRQSQDQPFNLVIGNSPYGGRGESGNLDRPSIRPAHWYFTFAGLERLLPGGYMITVVPEAMLRNPSEQKYREEVLDRAHLLGAFLVPEGTFRATGAGVTTAVLVLRRHDAGVYEVLQALTPEQRDQLRAVRCAQDMALRLFVEGTVAFRQGKDNLWATTGLFESLAAGKTGVWAGRFGDPVLGGEFGVSEVKMENVAYTLTRRRFDILTRPGLESAIRTLLGEAAAQAVREIPASLHPIQEGQVSPCRRYRFVAGTWRYNGGLNNLALLSALGVARLAVKARGRLLKGDPHLRATLEAAHDAHVQAYGPYDLAMIGKYVPQFPLLRVLVDTSGMPVQVLDDVQRAAIQIHGGTISEVAQQLESYGLLDEHALSAYARVPQVAANAHLLAEYAFDGKLWEANATYYRGNAVQKAQACDTLAAEAQGVRQTALLTQAVKLRAMTPWKDLCDMTLEPRDVLLPEHVLTAWVNAYLGTRTTVKRNTWDQEGIETDLLHASRSSYGVQLRLRNTLQDDWNLADRKVVPSGRVRDLEEYLNYRTPVQSVQDQDAKTETQINAERSAFQLKAVHYERELAAHFRSWLLGSDLAGEVELVLNEARYGMIPAQPDMRALVLDAYKGPLAHPFQAGHVRTAARMDGVILNFDVGLGKTLSAMMLVALLRQSGRAQLPAIVVPLSRLGDWVMNAATALPSYRVLVIGGEPLRDAQGKFLLNEDGEPEVREDTGVQRRVKIASLLTDAPDLIIFTAEAFEMIPMLHATHKGMIESNLSLMGSVGTADTFDDRHRKLGGHKALAKYESSLARHLNRVSVAEETDIPFEALGINAVIADECHMYKNSHSAPRVYGESSPKFLGGGGESNRALDALHKYRFVRAQGGLTAGLTATFFGNSPLEIFNMLALHTDALAKYGIPDVSTFVARFCVIEPRLIIQPSGDVEYVPCVIGFRNFDELRAILGQHIIKETELSCQMHDGVGLKLPPLEAIEHVFDLPQEVMDVYEAEQVNLNAPDSEGENHIFSIYARLLKLTLHPPLMGVDAPNIRFETCVQACLEARAQGGSNLVFMYTGGENAQTYHALKAALVAAGYPEGEIEVITAQTHPGGGERLKVERRVRRGELTCVIGSKVIEEGGNYQGITDLHHMDYPYHHQAFVQRIGRARRQGTWVKVVRNHVYFARGSFDAVRYQLMLGKKGWADQVYDLSVNTHAAQLKLAV, translated from the coding sequence ATGACGAAGAACCCCTCGGCCCAGCCCCAACTGCTCACCACGGACCTGTTCGGCACCTGGCGCCCCACCCCCCCGGCCAAGGGCAAGAAGGCCCCCAAGCCCGTCAAGAATCTGATCCTGCCCCCGGTGGATGTCGAGGCGGCCCGTTCGGATGATGCCGATCTGCGCGCCTTTGCCCTCCAGAGCGCCCCGCAGCCCAGTGGCCGCCCCCTGCACCGCCTCATGGGTGTGGAAGCCCTTCAGACCAGCGACGTAGCTACCCGCCTGAAGGCGAACGCCCTCGCCGACCAGATCGCCCGTACGGAGGGGGAGCTGACCCCCGAAGCAGTGCGCGCCCTCTTGGCGTTCAGTGGCGCCGGTGGGCTGGGCGACCAGAGCGCCTCGACGAACGCCTTCTACACGCCAACGGCCCTGGCGAAGTTCTGCTGGGACCTCGCCAGCCTCCTCAAGGTGGGACCGCGCGCCCTCGAATTCGCGGCCGGTGGCGGGGTCTTCCTCGAGACCGCCCCCAAGTTCACTGAACTTACGGCCGTCGAGCTCGACGAGACGAGCAGTCTGGTCACCCGCGCCCTGTACCCGGATGTGGCCCACCACCACGTGCCCTTCGAGACGTACCATCGCCAGTCCCAGGACCAGCCCTTCAACTTGGTCATCGGGAACTCGCCGTATGGCGGGCGTGGGGAGAGTGGGAATCTGGACCGCCCATCCATCCGCCCGGCGCACTGGTACTTCACCTTCGCGGGGCTGGAGCGCCTGCTGCCCGGGGGATACATGATCACGGTGGTGCCCGAGGCCATGCTGCGCAACCCGAGCGAGCAGAAGTACCGGGAGGAGGTGTTGGACCGCGCGCACCTGCTGGGGGCGTTCCTCGTGCCGGAGGGGACCTTCCGGGCGACCGGGGCAGGGGTGACGACGGCCGTGCTCGTGCTGCGCCGGCATGATGCGGGAGTCTACGAGGTGCTCCAGGCCCTGACGCCCGAGCAGCGGGATCAACTCCGGGCCGTGCGGTGCGCCCAGGACATGGCCCTCCGCCTGTTCGTCGAAGGCACCGTGGCCTTCCGGCAGGGCAAGGACAATCTCTGGGCGACGACCGGTCTCTTTGAGAGTCTGGCGGCGGGGAAGACCGGTGTCTGGGCAGGGCGGTTCGGCGACCCGGTACTTGGGGGCGAGTTCGGCGTGTCCGAGGTGAAGATGGAGAACGTCGCCTACACGCTCACCCGTCGTCGTTTCGACATCCTCACCCGTCCGGGTCTGGAGTCGGCCATTCGGACCCTCCTGGGTGAAGCGGCGGCGCAGGCGGTGCGGGAGATCCCGGCGAGCCTGCACCCCATTCAGGAGGGCCAGGTCAGCCCCTGTCGGCGGTACCGCTTCGTGGCGGGCACGTGGCGGTACAACGGCGGCCTGAACAACCTGGCGCTCCTGAGTGCCCTGGGGGTCGCCCGGTTGGCCGTCAAGGCGCGCGGCCGCCTGCTCAAGGGTGACCCGCACCTGCGCGCGACGCTGGAGGCAGCGCACGACGCGCATGTGCAGGCCTACGGTCCCTATGACCTCGCGATGATCGGGAAGTACGTGCCCCAGTTCCCGCTGCTGCGAGTGCTGGTGGATACGAGCGGCATGCCGGTCCAGGTGCTGGATGACGTGCAGCGGGCGGCCATCCAGATCCACGGGGGGACCATCAGCGAAGTTGCCCAGCAACTCGAATCGTACGGGCTGCTCGACGAGCACGCCCTGAGTGCCTATGCCCGCGTGCCCCAGGTGGCGGCCAACGCGCATCTCCTGGCGGAGTACGCCTTTGACGGGAAGCTGTGGGAAGCGAATGCGACGTACTACCGGGGCAACGCGGTCCAGAAGGCGCAGGCCTGCGACACGCTGGCCGCCGAGGCTCAGGGGGTGCGGCAGACCGCGCTGCTGACGCAGGCCGTCAAGCTGCGGGCCATGACGCCATGGAAGGACCTGTGCGATATGACGCTCGAACCCCGCGACGTCCTGCTGCCCGAGCACGTCCTGACCGCGTGGGTGAATGCCTACTTGGGCACGCGCACGACGGTCAAGCGCAATACCTGGGATCAGGAGGGCATCGAGACGGATCTGCTGCACGCCTCCCGAAGCAGCTATGGGGTGCAGCTGCGCCTGCGGAACACGTTGCAGGATGATTGGAACCTCGCGGACCGGAAGGTGGTGCCCAGTGGCCGCGTGCGGGATCTGGAGGAGTACCTGAATTACCGCACGCCGGTCCAGAGCGTACAGGACCAGGACGCCAAGACCGAGACGCAGATCAATGCCGAGCGCAGCGCCTTCCAGCTCAAGGCCGTACACTACGAGCGCGAACTGGCCGCGCACTTCCGCTCCTGGCTGCTGGGGAGCGACCTCGCGGGCGAGGTCGAGCTGGTGCTGAACGAGGCGCGTTACGGCATGATTCCCGCCCAGCCGGACATGCGGGCCCTGGTGCTGGACGCGTACAAGGGGCCGCTCGCGCACCCCTTCCAGGCGGGGCATGTGCGCACGGCTGCGCGGATGGACGGCGTGATCCTGAACTTCGACGTGGGGCTGGGCAAGACGCTCTCGGCGATGATGCTCGTCGCGCTGCTCCGGCAGTCCGGCCGCGCGCAGTTGCCCGCCATTGTGGTCCCGCTCTCCCGCTTGGGGGACTGGGTGATGAACGCCGCGACCGCCCTACCCAGCTATCGGGTGCTCGTGATCGGAGGCGAGCCGCTGCGGGATGCCCAGGGCAAATTCCTGCTGAACGAGGACGGCGAACCGGAAGTCCGCGAGGACACGGGGGTGCAGCGGCGCGTGAAGATCGCCTCTCTGCTGACGGACGCCCCGGATCTGATCATCTTCACCGCCGAGGCCTTCGAGATGATCCCCATGCTGCACGCCACCCACAAGGGCATGATCGAGTCCAACCTGTCCTTGATGGGCAGTGTGGGCACGGCGGATACCTTCGATGACCGTCACCGCAAGCTGGGCGGGCATAAGGCGCTGGCGAAATACGAGTCGAGCCTGGCGCGGCACCTGAACCGGGTGAGCGTGGCTGAGGAGACCGACATTCCCTTCGAGGCCTTGGGGATCAATGCCGTCATCGCAGACGAGTGCCATATGTATAAGAACTCACATTCTGCCCCACGAGTGTATGGCGAAAGCAGTCCGAAGTTCCTGGGTGGGGGAGGGGAGAGTAACCGGGCGCTGGACGCCCTGCACAAGTACCGCTTCGTGCGCGCTCAGGGCGGCCTCACGGCGGGGCTGACCGCGACGTTTTTTGGGAACTCCCCACTGGAGATCTTCAACATGCTGGCGCTGCACACGGACGCGCTGGCGAAGTACGGCATCCCGGACGTGTCGACGTTCGTCGCACGCTTCTGCGTGATCGAGCCCCGGTTGATCATCCAGCCGAGTGGGGACGTGGAGTACGTACCGTGTGTGATCGGCTTCCGGAACTTCGACGAGCTGCGCGCCATCCTGGGGCAGCACATCATCAAGGAGACGGAACTGTCCTGCCAGATGCACGACGGGGTGGGCTTGAAGTTGCCCCCGCTGGAAGCGATCGAGCACGTCTTCGACCTGCCCCAGGAGGTCATGGACGTGTACGAGGCCGAGCAGGTGAACCTGAACGCGCCGGACTCGGAGGGGGAGAACCACATCTTCTCGATCTATGCCCGGCTGCTCAAGCTGACCCTGCATCCGCCCCTGATGGGTGTGGACGCGCCGAACATCCGCTTCGAGACATGTGTGCAGGCCTGCTTGGAGGCCCGGGCGCAGGGGGGCAGCAACCTCGTGTTCATGTATACGGGTGGGGAGAACGCACAGACCTATCACGCCCTGAAGGCGGCGCTAGTGGCCGCCGGGTATCCAGAAGGGGAGATCGAAGTCATCACCGCCCAGACGCACCCTGGGGGCGGGGAACGCCTGAAGGTGGAACGCCGGGTGCGCCGGGGCGAGTTGACCTGCGTGATCGGGTCGAAGGTCATCGAGGAGGGTGGGAACTACCAGGGCATCACGGACCTGCACCACATGGACTACCCGTACCACCACCAGGCGTTCGTGCAGCGCATCGGGCGCGCCCGGCGGCAGGGCACGTGGGTGAAGGTGGTGCGCAATCACGTGTACTTCGCGCGGGGGTCGTTCGATGCGGTGCGCTATCAGCTGATGCTGGGCAAGAAGGGCTGGGCCGATCAGGTCTATGACTTGAGTGTCAACACACATGCAGCGCAATTGAAGCTGGCAGTCTGA
- a CDS encoding glycoside hydrolase family 19 protein, producing the protein MITAELLQRLGYRNMPLAVAQAWAAALNAAATRYQINTPLRLSHWLAQILHESGGLYYTKEVWGPTPAQRGYEGRANLGNTQPGDGKRYMGRGPIQVTGRANYRSAGQRLGLDLEGTPELAERPDIGALIAGDYWNSRGLNSRADAGGETMVETISAAVNGRNKDTGLPNHLPERLARFRQVWAVLGALPVQRFTLVDPGGKQAPWNGRDNPYNGVTLGPELLAALDLAYPVAGGPWAYGRLKVWRRRDNTFVLERLP; encoded by the coding sequence ATGATCACTGCTGAATTGCTCCAGCGCCTGGGCTACCGGAACATGCCGCTCGCCGTGGCGCAGGCCTGGGCGGCTGCCCTGAACGCGGCGGCCACCCGCTACCAGATCAACACCCCGCTACGCCTCTCCCACTGGCTCGCGCAGATCCTGCACGAGAGCGGCGGCCTCTACTACACGAAGGAAGTCTGGGGACCGACGCCCGCCCAGCGGGGCTACGAGGGCCGCGCCAACCTGGGCAACACCCAGCCCGGCGACGGCAAGCGGTACATGGGCAGAGGGCCGATCCAGGTGACGGGCCGGGCCAACTACCGTAGCGCGGGCCAGCGGCTGGGCCTCGACCTGGAGGGGACGCCTGAGCTGGCCGAGCGGCCGGACATCGGGGCCCTGATCGCTGGCGACTACTGGAACTCGCGCGGCCTGAACAGCCGGGCGGATGCCGGCGGCGAGACGATGGTCGAGACCATCAGCGCGGCCGTCAACGGGCGCAACAAGGACACCGGCTTACCCAACCACCTGCCCGAGCGCCTGGCGCGCTTCCGGCAGGTCTGGGCCGTGCTGGGGGCTCTGCCCGTGCAGCGCTTCACCCTGGTGGACCCCGGGGGCAAGCAGGCCCCCTGGAACGGCCGGGACAACCCCTACAACGGCGTGACGCTGGGGCCGGAGCTGCTCGCGGCCCTGGATCTGGCGTACCCGGTCGCGGGCGGCCCGTGGGCGTACGGCCGCCTGAAGGTGTGGCGACGGCGCGACAACACCTTCGTGCTCGAACGCCTGCCGTAG
- a CDS encoding glycosyl hydrolase family 28-related protein produces MTSSTNIKRVLTSDDTNLAELARLNQATALLNQRQAQGVTDLSAQVAAAQSAVAAVPGQVAAATAPVVATMQQATSLAIQRAGVLGSVASEADLAGRQAGDWRIGQQIVTWNGNAVTGRTAVLPSVSEVNTLVATRLEVTYDALHTLPAGTRAAWVDGQQRVLAAADAKVDTLSPTKGGVVQGSDGRKWLAVDWRGQVNVLDYLADRSGQQDSTAAFKQAFADALAQGRGVYIPMGNYLTSDTVHSYVRLIYGDVGFVDDGNFGTVINFRPPTVNGVYKDRMPAIAIDGGMYGGGTVRGITIYGPHNWSIANMRTWCDPAKLGYFLDDASNNDPEYAAFAPGVTAWQVNGSNQPTFYDCATDRVKFGLDLNSTDGHVTSYEGKWRGGVAGVLCWANSEDYMFQGGGISGGLAGIMFTTTNQAGHYGGIHLHMYRVHMGFSPVSIMQVKTDDYGAKCAGLYGELHAVRHEQVGECAIFTLRKSDNDGLRVVGGWGFSWSDIYREYPTAPPNWAYNLPPDIQPYDKQQRCAVYLGAVKGVSFDALDAFALVPSANRADAIVARIEYLAAHDRQDLGGLGSERYLQIIGKEPAASLTPRRGRTLREGDALIASQHHIRGGNLLRNPERGENWETQNGGVVVYPPLGEEAAVYTPRALRERYGSAPKMIKLDPLGHENAFFEIRMPAQPLQIPEQFLGYNFYAFSKAGTSFRSRIAAANGEYLHDVTWDTSPGAWVPITTRQGRATAANRGYFSLQIFALQNEPLFLVGVQVNLDETQPYARQSTPYIPGPLDVDGDLKVGMAGREAVLRFDPGASSRQIQFYEQRVLIAGTFENLRLNAGTDGRTEFGSGDDGGLWGAAKKAEFAYGKYRVGDISTGPTWMTGAGAPTSPEPNGSMYLRTDGDMNTTFYVRVGGAWVAFKPVT; encoded by the coding sequence ATGACGAGTAGCACGAACATCAAGCGGGTCCTCACGAGCGACGACACCAACTTGGCCGAACTCGCCCGGCTCAATCAGGCGACCGCCCTCCTGAACCAGCGGCAGGCGCAGGGCGTGACTGACCTGAGCGCGCAGGTGGCCGCCGCGCAGAGTGCCGTCGCGGCCGTCCCCGGTCAGGTCGCCGCCGCAACTGCCCCGGTGGTGGCGACGATGCAGCAGGCCACCTCGCTCGCCATCCAGCGCGCAGGGGTCCTGGGCAGCGTGGCGAGTGAGGCGGACCTGGCGGGGCGGCAGGCGGGCGACTGGCGCATCGGTCAGCAGATCGTTACCTGGAACGGCAACGCCGTGACGGGGCGGACGGCGGTACTGCCCTCGGTGAGCGAGGTCAATACCCTGGTTGCGACCCGCCTGGAGGTCACCTACGACGCCCTGCACACCCTGCCCGCTGGCACCCGAGCGGCGTGGGTAGACGGCCAGCAGCGCGTCCTGGCAGCGGCCGACGCCAAGGTGGACACCCTCAGTCCCACGAAAGGCGGCGTCGTCCAGGGCAGCGACGGGCGCAAATGGCTGGCGGTGGACTGGCGGGGGCAGGTCAACGTCCTGGACTATCTGGCCGACCGCAGCGGACAACAGGACAGCACGGCCGCCTTCAAGCAGGCGTTCGCGGATGCTCTGGCTCAGGGCCGTGGGGTCTATATCCCGATGGGCAACTACTTGACGAGCGATACCGTCCACAGCTATGTCCGCCTGATCTATGGGGATGTCGGATTCGTTGATGACGGCAACTTCGGGACCGTCATCAACTTCCGGCCCCCGACCGTCAACGGCGTCTACAAGGACCGGATGCCCGCCATCGCCATCGACGGCGGCATGTACGGCGGGGGCACGGTGCGGGGCATCACGATCTACGGCCCGCACAACTGGTCCATCGCCAACATGCGGACGTGGTGCGACCCGGCCAAGCTCGGGTACTTCCTCGACGACGCCTCCAACAATGACCCGGAATATGCGGCCTTTGCGCCGGGCGTAACGGCGTGGCAGGTCAACGGGTCCAACCAACCCACGTTCTATGACTGTGCGACCGACCGCGTGAAGTTCGGCCTCGACCTGAACTCGACCGATGGTCACGTGACCTCCTACGAGGGCAAGTGGCGGGGCGGCGTAGCCGGAGTCCTGTGCTGGGCCAACAGCGAGGACTACATGTTCCAGGGTGGCGGCATCAGCGGCGGCCTGGCGGGCATCATGTTCACGACGACCAATCAGGCCGGGCACTACGGCGGCATCCACCTGCACATGTACCGCGTCCACATGGGCTTTTCGCCGGTCAGCATCATGCAGGTCAAGACCGACGACTACGGGGCGAAATGCGCTGGGCTGTACGGCGAGCTGCACGCCGTGCGCCACGAGCAGGTGGGCGAATGCGCCATCTTCACCCTGCGCAAGTCGGACAACGACGGCCTGCGGGTGGTCGGCGGCTGGGGGTTTTCGTGGTCCGACATCTACCGCGAGTACCCCACGGCCCCACCGAACTGGGCGTACAACCTGCCCCCCGACATCCAGCCCTACGACAAGCAGCAGCGGTGCGCGGTCTACTTGGGCGCGGTCAAAGGGGTGTCGTTCGACGCCCTGGACGCCTTCGCGCTGGTGCCGAGCGCGAACCGGGCCGACGCCATCGTGGCCCGGATCGAATACCTGGCCGCCCACGACCGCCAGGACCTGGGCGGTCTGGGGAGCGAGCGGTATCTCCAGATCATCGGCAAGGAACCGGCCGCCTCCCTGACGCCACGCCGGGGCCGAACCCTGCGCGAGGGCGACGCGCTGATCGCCAGCCAGCATCACATCCGGGGGGGCAACCTGCTCCGCAACCCGGAACGGGGGGAGAACTGGGAGACTCAGAACGGCGGCGTGGTGGTCTATCCGCCCCTGGGCGAGGAAGCGGCGGTCTACACGCCGCGCGCACTGCGGGAGCGGTACGGCAGCGCGCCGAAGATGATCAAGCTCGACCCGTTAGGGCATGAGAATGCCTTCTTCGAGATCCGGATGCCGGCGCAGCCGCTCCAGATCCCCGAGCAGTTCCTCGGGTACAACTTCTATGCGTTCTCGAAGGCGGGCACGTCCTTCCGCTCGCGCATCGCGGCGGCGAATGGCGAGTACCTGCACGACGTGACCTGGGACACCTCGCCGGGCGCGTGGGTGCCGATCACCACGCGGCAGGGGCGGGCGACGGCGGCCAACCGGGGGTACTTCTCGCTCCAGATCTTCGCCCTTCAGAACGAGCCGCTGTTCTTGGTCGGCGTGCAGGTCAACCTCGACGAGACGCAGCCCTACGCGCGGCAGAGCACGCCCTATATCCCTGGGCCGCTGGATGTGGACGGCGATCTCAAGGTCGGCATGGCCGGCCGGGAAGCCGTCCTCCGGTTCGACCCCGGTGCGTCCTCGCGGCAGATCCAGTTTTATGAGCAGCGGGTGCTGATCGCGGGCACCTTCGAGAACCTGCGCCTGAACGCGGGAACGGACGGACGAACCGAGTTCGGCTCGGGGGACGACGGCGGACTGTGGGGCGCAGCCAAGAAGGCCGAGTTCGCCTATGGAAAGTACAGGGTCGGTGACATTTCGACGGGGCCGACGTGGATGACGGGGGCGGGTGCCCCCACGTCCCCGGAGCCGAACGGGAGCATGTACCTGCGCACCGATGGGGACATGAACACGACGTTCTATGTGCGGGTGGGGGGCGCGTGGGTGGCGTTCAAGCCTGTGACCTGA